In Hyla sarda isolate aHylSar1 chromosome 9, aHylSar1.hap1, whole genome shotgun sequence, the following proteins share a genomic window:
- the LOC130291937 gene encoding olfactory receptor 8D1-like, whose amino-acid sequence MNAENHTSLTFFIIKGISDVPNLQIPIFLLVLLIYLITIGGNMTILLLVCVDHQLHTPMYFFLCNLSILDISSSTVTLHKILISFLSGDKTVSIQSCLTQMFIFTSLVCNELLILTAMSYDRYVAICNPLQYSTIMSRCVCSALAVACWVLGFVESLPHIILISRFTCYKSKEINHFFCDIVPLVKLSCNDTSLSDFLMFICGLFLSTFPFILTFIPYIFIIHTIKSISFTTGKHKAFYTCSSHLTVVILLYVTLVCQYLRPASMDTLESNKLFSLFNTAAVPMLNPLIYSLKNKDVKSALKRRWVQMTTELPIHLR is encoded by the coding sequence ATGAATGCAGAAAACCATACATCATTAACCTTCTTCATTATTAAGGGCATTTCCGATGTCCCAAACCTTCAAATTCCAATCTTCCTCTTGGTTCTTCTCATTTATCTTATTACTATTGGTGGTAATATGACCATCCTTTTACTGGTGTGTGTGGATCATCAGCTCCATACTCCCATGTACTTCTTCTTGTGTAACCTGTCCATTTTGGATATATCCTCCAGCACAGTCACTCTTCATAAGATTCTTATTAGCTTTTTATCTGGTGACAAGACGGTTTCTATACAATCGTGTTTGACTCAGATGTTTATCTTCACGTCTCTTGTGTGCAATGAATTGTTGATACTCACGGCCATGAGCTATGATCGCTACGTGGCTATCTGTAACCCATTACAGTATTCCACAATCATGAGTCGCTGTGTTTGTTCTGCGCTGGCTGTTGCCTGTTGGGTGTTAGGCTTTGTAGAATCTCTACCTCATATTATTTTAATTTCCAGATTCACTTGTTATAAGTCAAAAGAAATAAATCACTTCTTTTGTGACATTGTCCCTCTAGTGAAACTCTCTTGTAATGATACTTCCCTCTCTGACTTTTTGATGTTTATCTGTGGACTCTTCCTCTCCACCTTCCCATTTATTCTTACATTCATCCCTTACATCTTTATTATCCATACCATCAAGAGTATTAGTTTTACCACTGGGAAGCATAAAGCTTTCTACACGTGTTCTTCACACCTCACAGTGGTCATACTCCTCTATGTGACACTTGTCTGCCAGTATCTTAGACCAGCTTCAATGGACACTTTAGAATCCAACAAGCTTTTCTCTTTGTTCAACACAGCTGCAGTCCCAATGCTTAACCCTCTGATCTACAGCCTGAAAAATAAAGACGTAAAATCTGCACTGAAACGTAGGTGGGTACAAATGACCACGGAACTGCCCATACACCTTAGGTAA
- the LOC130291938 gene encoding olfactory receptor 6C1-like, with translation MCPRWLGKMNIANETLVTYFIIKGISDIPILQVLTFLLVLLMYVVILGGNMTIFIVVCVCSHLHTPMYFFLCNLSILDMSSSTVTLYKILSSFLSGDKTISSDVCISQMFIFISLVGNELMLLTAMSYDRYVAICKPLHYSSIMGPGLCVAFATICWVFGFIESTPIFILIHRFSCFKSNIINHFFCDIVPIMKLTCNDTSLTNLLIFICGLFLSIFPFLYTFIPYIFIIIAILKISSTSGKHKAFYTCSSHLTVVILLYVTLICQYMRPVSMDGLGSSKLFSLFNTAAVPLLNPLIYSLKNTDVKSALKRLKQQMATKLVL, from the exons ATGTGTCCGAG GTGGCTTGGAAAAATGAATATCGCAAATGAGACATTGGTGACCTACTTCATTATTAAGGGGATTTCGGATATCCCGATACTCCAAGTTCTGACCTTCCTTCTGGTTCTATTGATGTATGTAGTCATTCTTGGTGGTAATATGACCATCTTTATAGTAGTCTGTGTGTGCTCTCACCTCCATACTCCCATGTACTTCTTCTTATGTAACTTGTCCATCTTGGACATGTCCTCCAGTACGGTCACTCTTTATAAGATCCTCAGCAGCTTTTTATCAGGGGATAAAACCATTTCCTCAGATGTGTGTATAtctcaaatgtttatttttatttctttagtgGGCAATGAGTTGATGTTGTTGACAGCCATGAGTTATGACCGCTATGTTGCCATCTGTAAACCATTGCATTATTCCTCAATCATGGGCCCGGGCCTGTGTGTGGCTTTCGCCACTATCTGTTGGGTTTTTGGCTTTATAGAATCGACTCCTATTTTTATATTAATTCACAGATTTTCTTGTTTTAAATCAAACATAATAAaccattttttctgtgacataGTGCCCATAATGAAACTTACATGCAACGACACTTCCTTGACCAACCTCttaatttttatctgcggacttTTTCTCTCCATCTTCCCCTTTCTGTACACATTCAtcccatatatttttattatcattGCCATACTAAAAATCAGTTCAACTTCTGGAAAACATAAAGCTTTCTACACATGTTCTTCCCACCTCACTGTGGTCATACTCCTCTACGTGACTCTCATCTGTCAGTACATGAGACCGGTTTCAATGGACGGTTTGGGATCTAGTAAGCTTTTCTCTCTGTTTAACACCGCTGCAGTCCCTCTGCTTAACCCGCTGATCTACAGCCTGAAGAATACGGACGTAAAATCTGCACTTAAACGTCTGAAGCAACAAATGGCCACAAAGCtggtgttatga